In Pectinophora gossypiella chromosome 17, ilPecGoss1.1, whole genome shotgun sequence, one DNA window encodes the following:
- the LOC126374413 gene encoding uncharacterized protein LOC126374413: protein MSTIKKHIFTPLEKKTFLDILKRYSSVIENKDTDGASLRAKNEAWDIVTREYNASPHATNQVTNKQLRRLWMNLKQRQREALTKERQHRLATGGGPATSDAVVDPDVSEVAPALIVGIDDAVDSDTIPVTADLAVQEVNMDLQPVSCLPSTSSQIPSTSAFSSSPFPCAVVTQAPLALAPTRTTLTPPPPGVGPLLSLTATTPPPALPTTTPPPPLPTSTPPPPPLTASTPPPPLPTSTPPPRLPTPPPRFPTPPLINPSNTATQTFQRHKSSILDKEYKDRQRRANEIHELEVLLLRERI, encoded by the exons ATGTCAACAATTAAGAAGCATATTTTTACTCCcctcgagaagaaaacttttttggatATATTGAAAAGATACTCCTCGGTGATAGAGAATAAGGATACCGATGGCGCTTCATTACGCGCAAAAAATGAAGCTTGGGATATTGTAACCAGAGAATACAACGCAAGCCCTCATGCTACCAATCAG gttacaaataaacaacttagGAGATTGTGGATGAACCTCAAGCAGCGGCAAAGGGAAGCACTGACAAAAGAACGTCAACATCGGCTAGCTACTGGAGGAGGGCCTGCAACCAGTGATGCAGTTGTAGACCCAGATGTGTCTGAGGTGGCCCCTGCTCTAATAGTTGGTATCGATGATGCTGTTGACTCTGATACAATTCcag TAACCGCTGACCTTGCCGTCCAAGAAGTAAATATGGACTTGCAGCCCGTCTCTTGTCTTCCCTCAACTTCTTCCCAAATACCATCCACCAGTGCATTTTCTTCATCACCATTCCCATGCGCTGTTGTTACACAAGCACCACTTGCCCTTGCCCCAACCCGGACAACATTGACACCACCTCCACCTGGAGTAGGTCCACTACTGTCTCTCACTGcaaccactccaccaccagCTCTCCCTACAACCACTCCGCCACCACCTCTCCCtacatccactccaccaccaccacctcttactgcttccactccaccaccacctcttcctacatccactccaccaccacgtcTTCCTACCCCACCTCCACGTTTTCCTACTCCACCTCTTATTAACCCATCAAATACAGCTACCCAAACTTTTCAAAGGCATAAAAGTTCTATTCTGGATAAGGAATATAAAGACAGACAGAGACGGGCTAATGAGATTCATGAGTTGGAGGTTTTATTGTTAAGAGAAAGAATATGA